GGAGTAGACAAAGAATCGGCAAATACCGAGTaccaatccgataccagtgtgtcatatattttattatgttttaacaactgtatactactatccctgtatggatgggatatgatttctatctttgttgtcggtctggctcaggttaaattAGTTAGTtaagtcagttataacggaaaaagaacataaataaactactttaagccagattttctttagggctttattacgtggtatcggatcggtgcataaactccagtacttcccgataccgataccagccttttaggcagtatcggagccgatccGATAccggtatcggaccatctctaatatatatatatatatatatatatatatatatatatattagggctgtcaaaattaacgcgttcaTTTTtgcgttatttttttaatatttaacttgttaaaaaaaattaacgaaataaacgcagctgtgtttgtttacttcatgtggcggctgaaaAACGGCCTTACCTGATggaagtaggcctacgggccagtcaagagttgaaacatggaccagtaagatcccaaaagagaaaaaagacgatgtgttagaatccagaaatgaatgagcacgggctataaacgggaccgagtactagttccgacatgttgtctcgtcaggagagatgcgccaccggtaagctgctgtttctcTACATTGAGCTGCGGTTTAAGTTAGCTTGTCTGTTGCTCtactgctgtgctgccgatgtgtacgtgcgcgatttgtttgcttgataactgttacgttggtcacgctggtaaaaccttatttgcagtctgatgtttaacgctgtcgactcgatagtatccgtgactatattccagtaaatgtttgaaattggtgcgtctcactgtcacacaagctacttcctggttgcggtgctggaagggaaatgtagtcaatcgctttacattggtaatggattgctgtgcacagtgtcgctatctaaaactacactcaatgttttcactttaggccaacatacacctttgtggttttgggttactggtttaatttgtaacattgatattgatattgatgtgcatttctgtgtttagatatatgtgctttgcttagtcattcagattaaacactatgtatattataatatttatgatattaagtactgcctagattgtaatttatattctatatatatacaatatatatatatatatatatatatttgtatattattcagaatatggtatattaggtatgtggctaatattgggggtggtgacaaaaatctgctctcaagtcggacagtttgtAGCcgttccagcagccttcagcaggactaaataagccaaattgttgctgctgttgttctgaaagatattaaacattctgaacttagcagaacctttccttgtttgttttctcttcatatttgtaaagttaagtgatttagcattatttaaatatccattacgaCAAGCTTCTCAATTCAAAAAcccgattaatcgcgattaactacagcaaattgtgcgattaattagttaattttttttaatcgattgacagccctaatatatatatatagaatccTGCATTTGCTATGCAATTCCATTGACCCGGGTCGACTTCATGAACTAAATAAAAGACCTTACTAGACAAAGTGAAATTAGTGACAGTATTTCATCATCACCATTTTGAAGCAGTCCTGAACGTTGTCTAGTTGATGCCATGAAGCCAGTTGTCTCTTCACCTGGCCAATACCTCACTGAGATTAGCTCCTGTCTTTAGACCCAATGGTTGTGAGTTAAAGCCCCCACAGTGTAATATTCACAAAAATATAATGATTTGTCccctttaaaaaacacaaaaacaggaacagAGACTGTTTTGTGacaatgtcttttatttttgaatacTAAGTGGATTATATAGTAAAGGAAATcagatgaataaaagaacacAACAGATCAGTTTTAAGAATAAAAAGTAACCAGTTCATTAAACCAGTGGACTATATGAATTATTAATGGTTATTATGAAGTGTTATTACAGTTGCATTCTCCTCTTGTATCACAGAAAGGTCcaacaaaatgtttatttttattttctatcatATAATTATTTTGCGTACACACATGAGAGTTGTATTGAGCTGAACAATAATTATCAGAGAGAAATCTAATTAGTGTGttaatattttatcagatgagTGGGTGCCGTTTATAACAGACAATATTGagtaaactaaataaaagtaaagtttTGTCCAGCTCAGTGAGCCAGTTTCTGTCTAATTTTAAACCCAAATGTGAACTGTTCCCTAACTCTTCAGATAATAAACGTGAAAGGGAGTCATCTGTCAGCAGAgagctgtttctgtctgctgaaCAATCTGAAAGGCAATCAATGATAGAGATTATAGATGAGCTGGATTGGCATCATGATGGTGTGGtagagttacacacacaggttctTGGAGCACACAAAAGAATTCTGGTTGGTACAAGCCAAGTCGTTCCAGTTTGCTGTAGAGAGAGTTTCCAACCAATGTAACTGATTACGTTTAACTTTTATGTTTAAAAGTGCAACATACAAcaagattttttaaattatatttttaccTCCATCCCAGTTCATCGTAAGACAGTTCTCTGCTCCCCCGTAGTTGTTAGGCTCCCCCGCATTCCAGATTTTGTAGTCGAATTTGGATCCATCAGTCCACATCCACGTACCCTCCTGGAGGAGAAAGATTGTTTTCAAGCCAAAGTTAAATCAAGAGGTTATGTTGtagggcgacctctagctcacccagtaagaacgtttgccccatgttggctgagtcctgcagtgggGCAGGTTAAAAgctgacctgctgccctctggtgtgtgtcatcccccatctctctccctctttcataCATATCCACTCTCTCTACtaataataaagggaaaagcctcAAGGAAAAAGGTTTTATGTTGTAATACTCATTCAGGCCACAAGACTTCTTAATTTCTACAACAACTCATGAGACCCAActcattctcatgaacgggtttgtaAGATATTGTATGAAAACGTATTCAGAATCACCTCATTTCGTATGAAATCCTACAAAATTAGGCGACTGCCACATAAATTTAGCTGAGTAAAGGTGACAGTGTGTGGTGGTTGACTTTGGCTGAAAACTTCACtcagtaataaatacgtggagTACATACAGAtgacagtgctttacttttcacAGCTATATGTGTGAATGCTTCATAATAACAGGCTGAGACACAAGcaacatcacttcctgtgttatGATAAAAGTCTCACCTTCACTGCGTCAAAGCCTCCGATCCAGCAAGTTTTTTGTGTATTAGTCACTTTGAAAATGATGTCTTTGACAAATTTATGTTCCGCATCTGAGTGGAGGGAAGCCAGATTCCCACCAGCGGAGATGCAgaagttctaatgagacaataTAATCAGTTATAAtgtcaagaaaaacaaaacataatcaCATTATTAAAAGAGCTCAGGACAATTATACAGTAGCATGGcacatttttatacttttaatcAGTggtgtggaagaagtattcatactgcattgaaaatgttacttattaaaggacaattccggcggaAATTGAACCTAAtcacagatgtgtacccactctgtcgctctctaggacatgttttcattcaaatcgaatgtgtttgtagcttggaacatgctagcgcggaccgctgattagcttacaacgctagtatatGGGGCACAgggacactcaaattaaatcgctatttaataccactaaaaaggctcaaaatatcaccacaccttaacgttagcataatgagggtccctaaatgttaaccaAATTCCTTTAAGAAAAAGTATGTACGTATCATCCGTAtcaacaggtgttcatgtcttgGGAGTTTTGCTCTCTTTTCTAATTAAGTGGTATTAGTAGTTTTACTGCAGTATAGTATTAGAGTTCACTGGTATTAAGCATACTTGTCTTATGATAGATAGAACTGCTGTACCTCTCCATCGATCCAGGTCTTTGGCTCGCTGTAGAAAGCAAAACAGCGAGAGCCAAACTGTGTCCAGTCAGGAGGACAGCAAGGTGCACCCTGTATGAACAAACAAGCCAAAACCAATCAGTCTAGTTTATTTtgacaactgttcatttatggGATtgttcctccgcagcactgtggagatagagctggcaatgcaagactacaatCAGAGCACCCCAAAGAGTCAGAGATACTGTTCTGACCTGGGCaggttttattttcttcacaACACTGTGATCACAAAAATGTCAATTTATTATATGTTACCTAATACTTTGACAGCCAAAGACATTTACCGTTGGGGAGACTGGACTGATTTTCTACTGTTTAGTGTTAATCAACATCTAACTCAGCCAATTAACATCTACATTTAGCTTCATATGTTATTCAAATATGGTCCCTGGGACACAGATTTGATCAACTGAGAACATGTAAGGCACATTTATGAGTGCAACTATTATTAACCAAAATGGAAAGCTGAGACTTATCAGTAGCAGTTTTATCAATGAACAGCTGTGTAGTTGACTTTAATGTGCTGAGTAATTAGCATCATTATATGAGCATTTGTATCGTGCAGTAATATCTGCTGAACAGGGCCAACATTTACTCAAAAgtgatgatttttttgtttattaaaaatagttcataataaaagaaaatgtatttttattgtagCTAAACAccaaatttcagttttttattacGGGACAAAATCCGGGTAATGAGCTACCAGATTTTGTactgttattttacagatttatttcTTAAGAGTGTACTTACATATGCAGTCAACAGACTGCTGGACAAACAGAGCAACAAAGCAAACGGAACGACTGATGCCATCTGTGGAAAGACATTAAACAAAGTAAGAAAACTGAATACAAGGAAATAATGGCAGACAATGAATGACTGCAATTGATCATTAATGAGCCATTCATCAAATGTAAGTATCCTGCTAGTTATAAGTGTATTATAAAATATAGATATGGTTTAATATTTGATAGATTATCCATCATCATCCGCTTATGCAGGGTTGTGTCGTGGGAGCCTTCATGACCAGAGGTGAGGGTAGGAAAGAAACTGACcagtagatcgagagctttgccttctggctcagctctcttttaaTGAAAAAGGTGCGGTAAAGTGAATGTAATACTGCCCCCACTGCGCTGATTCTCTGGCCAATCTCCCGATACGTTGTCCCCTCACTCGTGATAAAGACCCCGAGAAACTATAACTCCTGCACTTGGAACTCATTCCCTCACCCCAAAATGTCCTCTCGATAAAGGCAGAATTAGttattattaaaagtaaaaatagatGAAATTGTGATGATAAATTGAAATATAATTACCTTTGCTGAGGTGGTGATTGGCTGACAATGAGGAGAAGAACAAGCTAATGACTGTCACTGAAAGAAAATGTCCCAGGTCTGAATAGCATTAAACACTCAATAATAACAAATTAGGCTAAACTTAAATGCAGAGAAATGTAGAAGACCTGTACACAGTCTGCACTTCTTTTCCTAGAACTCGTATTTCTTTCAGAAGactttgtgcaataaatccATATTCTTAGCTCTAATATCGATAGTCTTTTGTCCATATCTCATTCATTTTCGGTCCTTTTATTGTAGGTAGCAGTGATGCTAAAGCAGTTTTAGCTTTCCGATGatgcttttgaaagtttttgaccaatcagagaagtTGCTTTCAGGGCCCGTGAAATAAAGTCGGAAAAATACATATGTGACCAACCCGCAATGCACCTAGTTTCGTAGGCTATACGATAAAGTAGGGTATAAGATAAAGATAATGCTATCTTCCGGATAATCGGCCAGACAGGGAAATAAACCTTTCATTCATATTCTTTCATAACCAACAATGATAAAGTTTGTATAATAACAACACAGGAACAAAGTGTGTAGCATCTGAAAAGTTTCTCTTGGGGAACAAACTGTTAAGTTGTGGATAGAAGAATAACCTCACGGCAACAAGATACAAAGAGAAACAGATACAGATATGTCTAAAATAAtaccaaaaactttgaaaaaaagtgagaaagaaaGCTTTGTCCTCACAGCTGAAACAGAATCAgagtttaaatgtgttaaagagagaataataatctaaagtatatttacctggatgagaggagagagaggagttctagagtcagcagcaggagagaTACCAGGAATATCACATGATAACACACTTCATTACTAAGATTATACAGAAAAACTGTGTTGGTCATATGGGATCATAACAGACAGGttacatcacagttaacttCTTTAGAGAGGGACAGACAAAAGATGCAATAACtacagaaaagtgacaaaaaagtctgaaaaaaaacatccaaaaagtgTCAAAATCTTTTTAAAGTTTCAAAACCACATTTAAATTTAAGGTTCTTCAAAAAACACAGAATA
The DNA window shown above is from Perca fluviatilis chromosome 7, GENO_Pfluv_1.0, whole genome shotgun sequence and carries:
- the LOC120562399 gene encoding galactose-specific lectin nattectin-like; its protein translation is MASVVPFALLLCLSSSLLTAYGAPCCPPDWTQFGSRCFAFYSEPKTWIDGENFCISAGGNLASLHSDAEHKFVKDIIFKVTNTQKTCWIGGFDAVKEGTWMWTDGSKFDYKIWNAGEPNNYGGAENCLTMNWDGANWNDLACTNQNSFVCSKNLCV